In Verrucomicrobiia bacterium, a single genomic region encodes these proteins:
- a CDS encoding PilZ domain-containing protein: MAIPIRVIGFALGKDNFSEDTVTVEVNREGALIKLNHRVVPKSDVRIINLESYKEADFHVVGPSRMEAGNIAEWGVEYIDKRLNIWGMDFPALGAFEDQEGAALECRACHKQDVKMVSPMEVDALNSTGILAFVCDNCKKLTYWNYADPARRPAVLPPADLVAPPDAPKEEKGIEKRTAKRIGMKMPILVRNAQGVEEITKTEDVSKGGVAVALSMDLAVGDLVIIVCPYSGQGPRFDQKADVRRRASFTFNDRRLYGFRYLR, translated from the coding sequence ATGGCGATTCCCATTCGTGTAATCGGCTTCGCTCTCGGAAAAGATAATTTCTCCGAAGACACGGTCACGGTGGAAGTGAACCGCGAGGGCGCGCTCATCAAACTGAATCACAGAGTGGTCCCCAAGTCGGACGTGAGGATCATTAACCTTGAAAGTTACAAGGAGGCCGACTTTCACGTGGTTGGCCCCTCACGCATGGAAGCCGGCAACATTGCCGAGTGGGGTGTGGAGTATATCGACAAGAGACTCAACATTTGGGGCATGGATTTTCCGGCGCTCGGTGCTTTCGAGGATCAGGAAGGGGCGGCGCTGGAATGCCGGGCCTGCCACAAACAGGACGTAAAAATGGTGTCGCCGATGGAAGTGGATGCTCTAAACTCGACCGGCATCCTCGCTTTCGTTTGTGATAATTGCAAAAAACTCACCTACTGGAATTATGCCGACCCTGCCCGGCGACCTGCGGTGCTGCCTCCCGCCGATCTTGTGGCCCCGCCCGATGCGCCCAAAGAGGAAAAGGGCATTGAGAAGCGCACTGCCAAGCGCATAGGGATGAAAATGCCAATCCTTGTCCGCAATGCACAGGGAGTTGAAGAAATCACGAAGACCGAGGACGTTTCCAAGGGCGGTGTAGCAGTGGCTCTCTCAATGGATCTGGCGGTGGGCGACCTGGTAATCATCGTCTGCCCATACAGCGGGCAAGGCCCGAGATTCGATCAAAAAGCCGATGTCCGGCGGCGCGCTTCCTTCACTTTCAACGACCGAAGGCTCTATGGCTTTCGCTACCTACGTTAG